A window of the Parabacteroides merdae ATCC 43184 genome harbors these coding sequences:
- a CDS encoding alpha-L-rhamnosidase-related protein has translation MKKILLTAGFTLFAWGSTCLAQSTYFSDSKEWLRKAEACKPELSYQTISPVKVVRSVQDTKAFQGWRMEDAGQPDILFNEPFKKHPAITLDFGNHYTGYLTFSIKPSGLKAADAPVRLKFTFAEVPGELNTPLEPYKGGLARSWVQDEIVTVMSVPHEMTIPRRLAGRYLKIELLGISGSFDFVFDKLTFKTQTSVTNEAPALASTTDPLVRDIYKVGLNTLKECMQTVYEDGPKRDRRLWIGDLYLEALANAHTFKNHELTKHCLYLLAAFANDEGLLHATLLEKPQPHPQYGTHTLDYCLIYNVALLEYLKETGDRETANDLWPVVVRQIELALRQFSPEWIYDMDKKPQYWLVFDWKDGYDRQASMQGLTIFALQHSYELAKMLGKEKEAGEWPTIAGKMKKAARQHFYDKKRGVMVSGKDKQISYLSQVWMILSNTLDKKEGAKAMATVMSMPDACYPGCPYAYHYVIEALLQCGMPQEARKLITDYWGSMVKRGADTFWEVYDPNNDYLSPYGFFVINSYCHAWSCTPIYFINKYPEIFQK, from the coding sequence ATGAAGAAAATCTTATTGACCGCAGGCTTTACCCTATTCGCTTGGGGATCGACCTGCCTGGCGCAAAGCACGTATTTCAGCGACAGTAAAGAATGGCTCCGGAAAGCTGAGGCCTGCAAGCCGGAGTTGAGTTATCAGACTATTTCTCCCGTCAAAGTCGTCCGTTCCGTACAGGACACAAAAGCATTCCAGGGCTGGCGGATGGAAGATGCCGGACAACCGGATATCCTCTTCAACGAGCCGTTCAAAAAGCATCCAGCCATTACCCTGGATTTCGGCAATCATTATACCGGCTATCTCACTTTCTCCATCAAACCGTCCGGATTAAAAGCAGCAGACGCACCCGTCCGGCTTAAGTTCACCTTTGCAGAAGTTCCGGGAGAGTTGAACACCCCGCTCGAACCTTATAAGGGAGGTTTGGCCCGTTCCTGGGTGCAGGACGAGATCGTGACGGTCATGAGCGTCCCCCACGAGATGACGATCCCGCGCCGCCTGGCAGGACGCTACCTGAAAATCGAACTGCTGGGCATATCGGGCAGTTTCGACTTCGTGTTCGACAAGCTGACCTTCAAGACACAAACCTCCGTCACCAACGAAGCACCGGCTTTAGCCTCTACCACCGATCCTCTGGTCCGGGATATATATAAAGTAGGCTTGAATACCCTGAAAGAATGCATGCAGACTGTCTATGAAGACGGCCCCAAACGGGATCGCCGCCTGTGGATCGGCGACCTCTATCTCGAAGCATTGGCAAACGCCCATACGTTCAAGAACCATGAACTGACCAAACATTGCCTGTATCTGCTCGCCGCCTTCGCCAACGACGAAGGCTTGCTGCATGCCACACTGCTCGAAAAGCCTCAACCCCATCCGCAATACGGCACGCACACACTGGACTACTGCCTCATTTATAACGTAGCATTGTTGGAATACCTGAAAGAGACGGGGGACAGGGAAACAGCGAATGACCTGTGGCCTGTTGTTGTCCGCCAGATAGAGTTAGCACTTCGCCAGTTTTCACCGGAATGGATCTATGACATGGACAAGAAACCTCAATACTGGTTGGTATTCGACTGGAAAGACGGATATGACCGGCAGGCTTCCATGCAAGGACTAACGATTTTCGCCCTACAACACAGCTACGAATTGGCTAAAATGTTAGGCAAAGAAAAGGAGGCCGGCGAATGGCCGACAATAGCCGGCAAGATGAAGAAAGCTGCCCGCCAACATTTCTATGACAAGAAGCGAGGAGTAATGGTCAGCGGCAAAGACAAACAAATCTCCTATCTGTCGCAAGTTTGGATGATCCTATCCAACACACTGGACAAAAAAGAAGGGGCTAAGGCAATGGCTACCGTCATGTCCATGCCCGACGCTTGCTATCCGGGCTGCCCCTATGCTTACCATTATGTGATAGAAGCCCTTCTGCAATGCGGCATGCCGCAAGAAGCACGCAAACTGATTACCGATTATTGGGGTAGTATGGTAAAGCGGGGAGCCGATACCTTTTGGGAAGTCTATGACCCGAACAATGATTACCTTTCCCCCTATGGCTTCTTCGTAATCAATAGCTATTGCCATGCCTGGAGTTGCACCCCGATCTATTTCATCAACAAATATCCGGAGATATTCCAAAAATAA
- the dapF gene encoding diaminopimelate epimerase has product MTEPIRFTKMHGAGNDYIYVNTMAFPVRNPEELAIRLSAPHTGIGSDGLVLIGSSKIADFSMRIFNADGSEAMMCGNASRCIGKYVYDKRLTNKKNITLETLSGIKELQLTTRKLSGPHEEVTEVTVDMGCPVIGETALEIEAGDYFYTGTVISMGNPHLVIFVEDITNINLPVIGPLLECHPLFPNRTNVEFVQALSTDEVRMKVWERGSGITQACGTGACATAVASAVRGKTGRKTKVVMDGGPLTIHWDESSGHVYMTGGAVKVFEGELEI; this is encoded by the coding sequence ATGACAGAACCAATCAGATTTACAAAGATGCACGGAGCCGGAAACGACTACATATACGTGAATACAATGGCTTTTCCGGTCCGGAACCCGGAAGAGCTTGCCATTAGGTTGAGTGCTCCCCATACCGGGATCGGCTCGGACGGACTGGTTCTGATCGGTTCATCAAAAATCGCCGACTTCAGCATGCGTATTTTCAATGCGGACGGTTCCGAAGCCATGATGTGTGGAAATGCCTCCCGTTGTATCGGCAAATATGTATATGACAAAAGACTGACGAACAAAAAAAACATTACGCTGGAAACATTATCCGGCATCAAGGAGTTGCAACTGACCACCCGGAAACTTTCCGGTCCCCACGAAGAGGTAACCGAAGTGACGGTCGACATGGGCTGTCCGGTAATAGGTGAAACAGCCCTTGAAATAGAAGCCGGAGACTATTTTTATACGGGAACGGTCATCTCGATGGGGAATCCGCATCTTGTCATTTTTGTCGAAGATATCACGAATATAAATCTGCCGGTCATCGGACCTTTATTGGAATGCCATCCGCTGTTCCCGAACCGGACGAATGTCGAATTTGTCCAGGCGCTAAGTACAGACGAAGTACGGATGAAGGTTTGGGAACGCGGTTCCGGCATTACGCAAGCCTGTGGGACCGGAGCCTGTGCGACAGCCGTAGCAAGCGCAGTGCGCGGGAAAACCGGACGAAAAACCAAAGTCGTCATGGATGGAGGCCCTCTTACCATCCATTGGGATGAAAGTTCCGGACACGTCTATATGACTGGCGGGGCGGTCAAAGTATTCGAGGGGGAACTGGAAATATAA
- a CDS encoding LL-diaminopimelate aminotransferase produces MALINEHFLKLQNNYLFSDIAKKVNSFKVTHPKKKIIRMGIGDVTQPLAPAVIEAMHKAVDEMASKDTFHGYGPEQGYPFLIDAIIKNDYASRGIFLEPGEVFVSDGAKSDCGNIGDMLRHDNSIGVTDPVYPVYIDSNVMSGRTGTLENGKWSDVVYIPCTEANNFVPDLPSRRVDIIYLCYPNNPTGTTLTKEELKKWVNYALANDCLIMYDSAYEAYIQDPNIPHSIYEIKGAKKVAIEFRSFSKTAGFTGVRCGYTIVPKELNAFTLAGERVPLNRMWNRRQCTKFNGTSYITQRGAEAVYSPEGKEQVRKTIDYYMANARIMRESLQSCGLRVYGGENAPYIWLKTPDGLSSWKFFDKLLYEVNIVGTPGVGFGPGGEGFLRLTAFGDRDDTLEAMSRLKKWLL; encoded by the coding sequence ATGGCACTGATTAATGAACATTTCCTGAAGCTGCAAAACAACTACCTGTTCTCGGACATCGCAAAGAAAGTAAACAGTTTTAAGGTTACACATCCCAAAAAGAAAATTATCCGCATGGGTATCGGCGATGTGACGCAACCGTTAGCCCCTGCCGTCATCGAAGCCATGCACAAGGCGGTCGACGAGATGGCAAGCAAGGATACATTCCACGGATACGGCCCCGAACAAGGCTATCCGTTCCTGATAGATGCCATCATCAAGAACGATTATGCCAGTCGCGGCATCTTCCTCGAACCCGGAGAAGTGTTCGTGAGCGACGGAGCCAAAAGCGACTGTGGAAACATCGGTGACATGCTTCGTCACGACAACAGTATCGGTGTGACAGACCCGGTCTATCCGGTATATATCGACTCGAACGTGATGAGCGGACGGACCGGTACGCTGGAAAACGGCAAATGGAGCGACGTGGTCTACATCCCCTGCACCGAAGCCAATAACTTCGTGCCCGATCTGCCCAGCCGCCGCGTAGACATCATTTACCTCTGCTATCCGAACAACCCGACCGGGACAACGCTTACGAAAGAAGAACTGAAGAAATGGGTGAACTATGCCCTTGCCAATGATTGCCTGATCATGTACGACTCGGCTTACGAGGCCTATATCCAAGATCCCAATATCCCCCACTCTATCTACGAGATCAAGGGAGCGAAGAAGGTGGCGATCGAGTTCCGCAGCTTCTCCAAAACAGCCGGTTTCACAGGTGTGCGCTGCGGTTACACGATTGTTCCGAAAGAGTTGAACGCCTTTACCCTGGCAGGCGAACGGGTTCCGCTGAACCGGATGTGGAACCGCCGTCAGTGCACGAAGTTCAACGGTACGAGCTACATCACCCAGCGAGGAGCCGAAGCAGTCTACAGCCCGGAAGGGAAAGAGCAGGTCCGGAAAACGATCGATTATTACATGGCCAACGCCCGCATCATGCGGGAAAGCCTCCAGAGCTGCGGCCTGCGGGTGTATGGCGGCGAAAACGCACCTTACATCTGGCTGAAAACACCGGACGGACTCTCTTCTTGGAAATTCTTTGACAAACTGCTTTACGAAGTCAATATAGTAGGGACTCCCGGTGTGGGGTTCGGACCCGGTGGCGAGGGTTTTCTCCGTCTCACCGCTTTCGGAGACAGAGACGACACGCTGGAAGCCATGAGCAGGCTGAAGAAGTGGTTGCTCTAA
- a CDS encoding glutamine synthetase III family protein encodes MSKLRFRVVETAFKKRAAEVPAPAERPSDYFGQNVFNRAKMFKYLPEKAYERITDCIDNGAPLDRETADIVAAGMKKWAIGMGATHYTHWFHPLTEGTAEKHDAFVEHDGKGGMVEEFSGKLLIQQEPDASSFPNGGIRNTFEARGYSAWDPSSPAFIVGDTLCIPTVFIAYTGESLDYKAPLLKALEAVNKAATDVCHYFNPDVKKVYAYLGWEQEYFLVDEGLYAARPDLLLTGRTLMGHESSKNQQLEDHYFGAIPTRVMEFMKELEIESLKLGIPLKTRHNEVAPNQFELAPVFEECNLANDHNLLVMALMRKISRKHSFRVLLHEKPFKGINGSGKHNNWSLGTDTGILLMAPGKTPEENLRFITFIVNVLMAVYRHNGLLKASISSATNAHRLGANEAPPAIISSFLGTQLSKVLEHLEKSEPEDLMLAGKQGMKLDIARIPELLIDNTDRNRTSPFAFTGNRFEFRAVGSEANCASAMLALNAAVAEQLKTFKTEVDAKIADGKDTFAAILEVLRKDIKECKAIHFDGNGYSDEWKAEAARRGLDCETSVPVIFDNYLKESSVRMFESTGVMTRKELEARNEVKWETYTKKIQIEARVLGDLAMNHIIPTATRYQTSLIDNVYKMKDLFPADKASALSSRNLEIIEDIANRTNFIKEKVDEMVEARKVANKIESEREKAIAYHDKIVPMLEAIRYHIDKLELVVDDQIWTLPKYRELLFIR; translated from the coding sequence ATGTCAAAGTTAAGATTCAGAGTAGTAGAAACAGCCTTCAAGAAACGGGCTGCAGAAGTACCGGCTCCAGCCGAACGTCCATCCGACTATTTCGGGCAGAACGTATTCAACCGGGCGAAGATGTTCAAATATCTTCCTGAAAAAGCGTACGAACGGATCACGGACTGCATCGACAACGGCGCTCCGCTCGACCGAGAAACAGCCGACATCGTAGCTGCCGGCATGAAGAAGTGGGCGATCGGAATGGGAGCCACCCACTACACGCATTGGTTCCATCCGCTGACCGAAGGAACAGCCGAGAAGCATGATGCTTTCGTCGAACACGATGGCAAGGGCGGCATGGTCGAAGAGTTCTCCGGCAAGCTACTGATCCAGCAGGAACCCGACGCATCCAGTTTTCCGAACGGCGGTATCCGGAACACATTCGAGGCACGTGGCTATTCCGCCTGGGACCCCTCCTCTCCCGCTTTTATCGTAGGTGACACACTCTGTATCCCGACTGTTTTCATCGCTTATACCGGAGAATCGCTGGACTACAAAGCCCCGCTATTGAAAGCCCTCGAAGCCGTTAACAAGGCTGCCACAGACGTCTGCCATTACTTCAATCCGGATGTAAAGAAAGTATACGCTTACCTGGGCTGGGAACAGGAATACTTCCTAGTCGACGAAGGACTGTATGCCGCACGTCCCGACCTGTTGCTGACAGGCCGTACGCTGATGGGACACGAAAGTTCGAAGAACCAGCAATTGGAAGACCACTACTTCGGCGCCATCCCGACCCGTGTCATGGAATTTATGAAGGAGTTGGAAATCGAGTCGCTCAAATTAGGCATTCCTTTGAAAACACGCCACAATGAAGTCGCCCCGAACCAGTTCGAGCTGGCTCCCGTCTTCGAAGAATGCAACCTGGCGAACGACCATAACCTGCTTGTAATGGCTCTGATGCGCAAGATCAGCCGCAAACATAGCTTCCGTGTCCTGCTGCACGAGAAACCGTTCAAAGGCATAAATGGTTCCGGCAAACACAACAACTGGTCACTGGGAACCGACACAGGCATCCTGCTGATGGCTCCGGGCAAGACACCGGAAGAAAACCTCCGCTTCATCACCTTCATCGTCAATGTGCTGATGGCTGTCTACCGCCACAACGGATTACTGAAAGCCAGCATTTCGAGTGCCACCAATGCCCATCGTTTAGGAGCTAACGAAGCACCTCCTGCAATCATCTCCAGCTTCCTCGGAACACAGTTGTCGAAAGTCCTGGAACATCTCGAAAAAAGCGAACCGGAAGACCTGATGCTGGCAGGCAAGCAAGGCATGAAGCTCGACATCGCCCGTATCCCCGAACTGCTGATCGACAATACCGACCGTAACCGTACCTCACCTTTTGCCTTCACCGGCAACCGTTTCGAATTTCGTGCCGTAGGCTCCGAGGCCAACTGCGCTTCCGCCATGCTCGCCCTGAATGCTGCCGTAGCCGAACAGTTGAAGACATTCAAAACCGAGGTCGATGCAAAAATTGCCGATGGCAAGGATACATTCGCCGCCATCCTCGAAGTACTACGTAAAGACATCAAGGAATGCAAGGCGATCCATTTTGACGGCAACGGCTACAGTGACGAATGGAAAGCCGAAGCAGCCCGTCGTGGCCTGGACTGCGAGACAAGCGTGCCGGTGATTTTCGACAACTATCTGAAAGAAAGCAGCGTCCGGATGTTCGAATCCACCGGCGTCATGACACGCAAGGAACTGGAAGCCCGTAACGAAGTCAAATGGGAAACCTATACGAAGAAAATCCAGATCGAAGCTCGCGTACTCGGTGACCTGGCGATGAACCACATCATCCCGACCGCCACCAGATACCAGACTTCCCTGATCGACAACGTCTACAAGATGAAAGACCTCTTCCCTGCCGATAAGGCTTCCGCCCTTTCGTCCCGCAACCTGGAGATCATCGAAGACATCGCCAACCGCACCAACTTCATCAAAGAGAAGGTCGATGAAATGGTGGAAGCCCGCAAGGTCGCTAACAAGATCGAAAGTGAACGCGAGAAGGCAATCGCCTACCACGACAAGATCGTCCCGATGCTGGAAGCCATCCGCTACCACATCGACAAATTAGAACTGGTTGTCGACGACCAGATCTGGACATTGCCGAAATACAGGGAACTATTATTTATCAGATAG
- a CDS encoding NAD(+) synthase translates to MNYGFVKVAAAVPLVQVADCFYNIEKIEGLMRQASEKGVQIIAFPELSVTGYTCLDLFAQQTLLDGAEAALLQLVSNTADLDILTIVGVPLRTENRLINAAVVFQKGAIRGVVPKTYLPNYKEFQEQRWFTSATELRESTISIGKEEYPMGSHLLFRSGRLTAGIEICEDLWVPVPPSSLLTMEGANIIFNLSASNELIGKHAYLRSLICQQSARCMAGYVYASSGFGESSTDLVFAGNGIIAENGNLLAESPRFTMEEQLVISEIDIETLQNDRQVNTSFMYGTSGLPKEKAQVVDFQVRISDGFSLTRPVDPHPFTPSGEALKERCEEIFHIQVAGLAKRLVHAHAQTAVVGISGGLDSTLALLVTVMTFDALKMPRGQIIGITMPGFGTTDRTYTNACDLIRSLGVTLKEIPIKEACLQHFRDIDHDPSVHDVTYENSQARERTQLLMDVANQKNGLVIGTGDLSELALGWATYNGDHMSMYGVNGSIPKTLVKYLVEWVANHKVDDASRLTLLDIVDTPISPELIPADENGNIKQKTEDLVGPYELHDFFLYHFLRFGSHPSKIYFLAQKAFAGIYDNATVKKWLYTFCRRFFQQQFKRSCLPDGPKVGSVSLSPRGDWRMPSDAVSRLWLEEIERINI, encoded by the coding sequence ATGAACTACGGATTTGTAAAAGTTGCCGCCGCCGTACCGCTTGTACAGGTAGCGGATTGTTTTTATAATATAGAAAAAATAGAAGGACTGATGCGGCAAGCATCGGAAAAAGGCGTGCAGATCATCGCTTTCCCGGAACTGTCCGTCACCGGCTATACCTGCCTCGACCTCTTCGCTCAGCAGACGTTGCTCGATGGCGCAGAAGCGGCACTGCTCCAGTTGGTCAGCAACACGGCCGACCTGGATATCCTGACCATCGTCGGCGTTCCGCTACGGACGGAAAACCGGCTGATCAATGCCGCCGTTGTCTTCCAGAAAGGAGCCATACGGGGTGTCGTCCCCAAGACATATTTGCCCAACTATAAAGAGTTTCAGGAACAACGCTGGTTCACATCTGCCACGGAACTTCGGGAATCGACAATTTCCATCGGGAAAGAAGAATATCCGATGGGCAGCCACCTGCTGTTCCGTTCGGGACGGCTGACTGCCGGCATCGAGATATGCGAAGACCTATGGGTTCCCGTCCCCCCCAGTTCCCTGCTGACGATGGAAGGAGCCAACATCATCTTCAACCTCTCCGCCAGCAACGAGCTGATCGGCAAGCACGCCTACCTGCGTTCGCTGATCTGCCAGCAATCCGCCCGTTGCATGGCAGGCTATGTCTATGCCTCTTCCGGCTTCGGCGAATCGAGCACCGACCTCGTCTTTGCCGGTAACGGGATCATTGCCGAGAACGGCAACCTGCTTGCCGAATCTCCCCGTTTCACGATGGAAGAACAGCTTGTCATCAGCGAGATCGACATAGAGACTTTGCAGAACGACCGGCAAGTCAACACCAGCTTCATGTATGGCACATCCGGTCTACCGAAGGAAAAGGCACAGGTTGTAGACTTCCAAGTCCGGATTTCGGACGGATTCAGCCTGACGCGTCCGGTCGATCCGCATCCGTTCACTCCCTCCGGAGAGGCTTTGAAGGAACGCTGTGAAGAAATATTCCACATACAGGTAGCCGGCCTTGCCAAACGACTCGTCCATGCACATGCTCAAACGGCTGTCGTCGGTATTTCAGGCGGGCTGGACTCCACCCTGGCTCTGCTCGTGACCGTCATGACGTTCGACGCTCTGAAGATGCCACGGGGGCAGATCATCGGCATCACGATGCCCGGCTTCGGTACGACCGACCGCACCTATACTAACGCTTGCGACCTCATCCGCTCCCTCGGCGTCACACTGAAAGAGATCCCGATCAAGGAAGCCTGCCTTCAACATTTCCGCGACATCGACCATGATCCGTCCGTCCATGACGTGACCTACGAAAACAGCCAGGCACGCGAACGGACCCAACTGCTGATGGATGTCGCCAACCAGAAGAACGGCCTCGTGATCGGAACCGGCGACCTCTCCGAACTGGCACTCGGCTGGGCGACCTACAACGGCGACCATATGTCGATGTACGGCGTGAACGGCAGCATCCCGAAAACATTGGTCAAATACCTGGTCGAATGGGTTGCCAATCACAAGGTGGACGATGCCTCCCGCCTCACCTTGCTGGATATCGTCGACACGCCGATCAGCCCCGAACTGATCCCGGCAGACGAGAACGGCAACATCAAGCAAAAGACAGAGGACTTGGTCGGCCCGTACGAACTGCACGACTTCTTCCTCTACCATTTCCTGCGTTTCGGTTCCCATCCGTCCAAGATTTATTTCTTAGCGCAAAAAGCCTTCGCAGGCATCTACGACAATGCAACGGTCAAGAAATGGCTCTACACCTTCTGCCGCCGCTTCTTCCAACAACAATTCAAACGCAGTTGCCTGCCAGACGGCCCCAAGGTCGGCTCCGTCAGCCTCTCGCCACGTGGTGACTGGCGTATGCCGAGCGATGCGGTGTCGCGACTCTGGTTGGAAGAGATAGAACGGATCAACATATAG
- a CDS encoding Gfo/Idh/MocA family protein has protein sequence MENTRRSFLKKMTAAGIGTAGLALSSNAAATVTTETSAEKKKKPAGKDDGKLRFGFIGTGSRCHEHINNVLSIPGNKIVAICDIQAGPIQRTLDHIAKFNVPAPKVYTGSEREFEKMLNNEEFDCVIIASPWEWHVPMSVAAMKAGVPYVGVEVSAANTLEECWDLVNVSEATGSHLNIMENVCYRRDCMAALNMVRKGLFGELLHATCGYEHDLRDVKFNDGKHYTYQKGGELRMGKDAFAEAQWRTNHSVRRNGDVYPTHGIGPVANCLDINRGNRFLSLSAMATQSRGLHKFIVDNGGENHPLAKVRFNLGDIVTSMIKCANGQTVIVTHDTNSPRPYSLGFRIQGTEGLWMNDGDHVYVENQSKPHRWDDSEEWFKKFDHTLWSKHEAEAAQAGHGGMDYVMMFDLINAIHNKKPAPMDCYDAAAWSAISALSEMSIARGGALVDFPDFTRGQWIHRQPAFALSE, from the coding sequence ATGGAAAACACTCGTCGTTCATTCCTGAAAAAGATGACCGCTGCCGGAATCGGTACGGCCGGTCTTGCATTGAGTAGCAATGCTGCTGCTACGGTTACAACAGAAACTAGTGCAGAGAAGAAAAAGAAACCCGCCGGCAAAGACGATGGCAAATTACGCTTCGGTTTTATCGGTACAGGTTCTCGTTGTCACGAACATATTAACAACGTGTTGTCTATCCCCGGAAACAAGATCGTGGCTATCTGCGATATCCAAGCTGGTCCGATCCAGCGTACGCTGGATCATATCGCCAAGTTCAATGTTCCGGCTCCGAAGGTATATACAGGCAGCGAACGTGAATTTGAAAAGATGTTGAACAACGAAGAATTCGATTGTGTCATCATCGCCAGCCCGTGGGAATGGCACGTGCCGATGTCGGTTGCAGCCATGAAAGCCGGTGTCCCTTATGTCGGTGTGGAAGTCTCTGCCGCCAATACGCTGGAAGAATGCTGGGATCTGGTCAACGTATCGGAAGCTACGGGAAGCCATCTGAACATCATGGAAAACGTTTGCTATCGTCGCGACTGCATGGCTGCGTTGAACATGGTCCGCAAAGGCCTGTTCGGTGAATTGCTGCATGCGACTTGCGGTTACGAACATGATTTGCGCGATGTCAAATTCAATGATGGTAAACATTATACTTACCAGAAAGGCGGTGAGTTGCGCATGGGTAAAGATGCGTTTGCAGAAGCCCAGTGGCGTACGAACCATTCTGTCCGCCGTAACGGCGATGTCTATCCGACGCATGGAATCGGACCGGTGGCAAACTGCCTAGACATCAACCGTGGTAACCGTTTTCTCTCCTTGTCTGCTATGGCAACCCAGTCTCGCGGTTTGCATAAGTTCATCGTGGACAATGGCGGTGAAAATCATCCGTTGGCAAAAGTCCGCTTCAACTTGGGTGACATCGTGACTTCCATGATCAAGTGTGCGAACGGACAGACGGTTATCGTTACGCATGATACGAATTCCCCCCGTCCTTACTCTTTGGGATTCCGCATTCAGGGAACCGAAGGTTTATGGATGAACGATGGCGATCACGTATACGTTGAAAACCAATCCAAACCTCACCGTTGGGATGATTCGGAAGAATGGTTCAAGAAGTTCGACCATACATTGTGGTCCAAACATGAAGCCGAAGCTGCTCAGGCCGGACACGGTGGTATGGACTACGTGATGATGTTCGACTTGATCAACGCTATCCATAACAAGAAACCGGCTCCTATGGACTGCTACGATGCTGCTGCATGGAGCGCTATTTCCGCTTTGTCCGAGATGTCTATCGCCCGTGGCGGCGCATTGGTAGACTTCCCCGACTTTACTCGTGGACAGTGGATTCACCGTCAGCCGGCATTTGCATTGTCTGAATAA
- a CDS encoding DEAD/DEAH box helicase, whose translation MTFEQLELIEPIRKALKKEKYTTPTPIQAEAIPVVLDGSDLLGCAQTGTGKTAAFSIPIIQKIEERISRGRKPGIKALILTPTRELAIQIGESFTAYGRYTHVKHTVIFGGVGQKPQTDALERGVDVLIATPGRLLDLINQGFIRLDTLEYFVLDEADRMLDMGFIHDIKRILPLLPRKRQSLFFSATMPPEIERLAGTILHEPEKVEVTPVSSTVDTIDQSVYFVEKVEKINLLKNLLEDRSLESVLVFTRTKHGADKVARVLNKSGIGAEAIHGNKGQSARQRALSSFKDHTLRVLIATDIASRGIDVDHLSHVINYDLPNVPETYVHRIGRTGRAGRSGIAFSFCDVEEVPYLKDIQKLIGKEVPVAGGHMFETVEVKEAVAEKKKAIKEESKRRNMFGSKRDGSFWRNKKRTVAK comes from the coding sequence ATGACATTTGAACAATTGGAACTAATCGAGCCGATACGAAAGGCTCTCAAAAAAGAAAAGTACACAACTCCCACTCCCATACAAGCCGAAGCCATTCCCGTAGTATTGGACGGATCTGATTTATTAGGTTGCGCACAGACCGGAACAGGTAAGACGGCAGCTTTCTCCATCCCTATCATCCAAAAGATCGAAGAGCGGATTTCGAGGGGACGTAAACCGGGCATCAAAGCCTTGATCCTGACTCCGACACGCGAATTGGCGATCCAGATAGGTGAAAGTTTTACGGCATACGGGCGTTATACTCACGTAAAACATACCGTTATTTTCGGTGGCGTGGGGCAGAAGCCGCAGACAGATGCATTGGAACGGGGTGTAGACGTATTGATCGCAACTCCCGGGCGTCTGCTGGATTTGATCAACCAAGGTTTTATCCGCCTGGACACATTGGAATATTTTGTTTTGGACGAAGCCGACCGGATGCTGGATATGGGATTTATCCATGACATCAAACGCATCCTTCCTTTACTGCCCCGAAAGCGCCAGTCCCTGTTCTTCTCTGCAACGATGCCGCCGGAGATCGAACGCCTGGCCGGAACGATCCTTCATGAACCTGAGAAAGTGGAGGTGACTCCTGTTTCTTCAACCGTCGATACGATCGACCAGTCTGTCTATTTTGTTGAGAAAGTGGAAAAGATCAACCTGTTGAAGAATCTGCTGGAAGACCGCTCACTGGAATCCGTCTTGGTTTTTACTCGTACGAAGCACGGAGCCGACAAGGTTGCCCGTGTCCTGAACAAATCCGGGATCGGTGCGGAAGCCATTCATGGAAACAAAGGGCAGAGTGCCCGTCAGCGTGCCTTATCCAGTTTTAAGGATCATACGCTCCGTGTCTTGATCGCGACCGATATCGCCTCCCGCGGTATCGATGTCGACCATCTTTCGCATGTCATCAACTATGATTTGCCGAATGTACCTGAAACCTATGTGCACCGTATCGGCCGTACCGGTCGTGCCGGCCGTAGCGGGATCGCTTTTTCCTTTTGCGATGTGGAAGAGGTTCCGTATCTGAAAGATATCCAGAAGCTGATCGGTAAAGAAGTGCCGGTTGCAGGAGGCCATATGTTCGAGACGGTCGAGGTAAAGGAAGCGGTAGCCGAGAAGAAAAAAGCGATAAAAGAAGAGTCCAAGCGCCGGAATATGTTCGGTAGCAAACGGGATGGCAGCTTTTGGCGGAATAAGAAGAGAACGGTTGCAAAATAA